In Shumkonia mesophila, a single window of DNA contains:
- the tal gene encoding transaldolase, translated as MTETKLEALRRHTVIVADSGDIEAIRAFAPQDATTNPSLILKAARMPAYADLVARAIDQGGGEVGSDDGRLDRVLDHLAVAFGAELTRIVPGVVSTEVDARLSFDSEATVAKAERLIGLYRKLGVDRERILIKVAATWEGIRAVEVLEKRGISCNVTLVFCLAQAVAAAEAGAFLISPFVGRIRDWNAKVTGKTFTAEDDPGVLSVREIYDYFKHYGLATIVMGASFRSKEEVEALCGCDRLTVSPALLDELRRDVGSLLRRLDPAASRAAAIERIAVDEKAFRWRLNHDAMATEKLAEGIRLFHADTEALRRHVGEIMHNRPRTA; from the coding sequence TATTGTCGCCGACAGCGGCGATATTGAGGCCATCCGTGCATTTGCGCCGCAAGACGCGACGACCAATCCGAGCCTGATCCTGAAGGCGGCGCGGATGCCGGCCTATGCGGATCTGGTCGCGCGGGCCATTGATCAGGGCGGCGGCGAGGTCGGCTCGGATGACGGCCGGCTCGACCGCGTCCTCGATCATCTTGCCGTGGCCTTCGGCGCCGAGTTGACCCGCATTGTGCCGGGGGTGGTGTCGACGGAGGTCGACGCGCGGCTGTCGTTCGACAGCGAGGCGACGGTGGCCAAGGCCGAACGGCTGATCGGCCTCTACCGGAAGCTCGGCGTGGATCGGGAACGCATCCTGATCAAGGTGGCGGCGACCTGGGAAGGGATCCGCGCCGTGGAGGTTCTGGAGAAGCGGGGCATCAGCTGCAACGTCACCCTGGTGTTCTGTTTGGCCCAGGCGGTCGCGGCGGCCGAGGCCGGGGCCTTCCTGATCTCGCCCTTTGTCGGACGCATCCGCGACTGGAACGCCAAGGTGACGGGCAAGACATTTACGGCCGAAGACGATCCCGGTGTGCTCTCGGTGCGGGAGATCTACGACTACTTCAAGCATTACGGGCTCGCGACCATTGTCATGGGCGCGTCGTTCCGCAGCAAGGAAGAGGTCGAAGCGCTGTGCGGCTGCGACCGCCTGACGGTCAGTCCCGCCCTACTGGACGAATTGCGCCGGGACGTGGGCAGCCTGCTGCGCAGGCTCGATCCCGCGGCGAGCCGCGCGGCGGCGATCGAGCGGATCGCGGTGGACGAGAAGGCGTTCCGCTGGCGGCTCAATCACGACGCGATGGCGACAGAGAAACTGGCGGAGGGTATCCGCTTGTTCCACGCCGATACCGAGGCCCTGAGGCGGCACGTTGGCGAGATCATGCACAACCGCCCCCGTACCGCTTGA